One genomic window of Azospirillum sp. TSH100 includes the following:
- a CDS encoding DUF2892 domain-containing protein, whose protein sequence is MELSSITDTARRNLRGLNDRIHWSDGGPGGGYGINVGHNERLASLAGGAVLAVLGLRRPNWTGAVMALAGGALVARGLTGYCPGKSMLADWSHNDRAAIPAQDVEHGIDPYSRHPGDIYKEACEEEIVDEASQESFPASDPPSFTPGVAR, encoded by the coding sequence ATGGAACTCTCTTCCATCACCGACACGGCTCGGCGCAATCTGCGCGGCCTCAACGACCGCATCCATTGGTCCGATGGGGGCCCCGGCGGCGGCTACGGGATCAATGTCGGCCACAACGAACGGCTTGCCTCGCTGGCTGGCGGCGCGGTGCTGGCGGTTCTGGGCCTGCGCCGTCCCAACTGGACCGGCGCGGTCATGGCGCTGGCGGGCGGTGCGCTGGTGGCGCGCGGCCTGACCGGCTATTGCCCTGGCAAGTCGATGCTGGCCGACTGGTCGCACAATGACCGGGCGGCGATCCCGGCGCAGGATGTCGAACATGGCATCGATCCCTATTCCCGCCATCCCGGCGACATCTACAAGGAAGCCTGCGAGGAGGAGATCGTTGATGAAGCCTCCCAGGAATCCTTCCCGGCGAGCGACCCGCCCTCCTTCACGCCCGGGGTTGCGCGTTAA
- a CDS encoding urease accessory protein UreF — protein MAVIRMAAGMVIRTELNCVSTHALTRLLAWLSPSFPVGGFSYSHGIEAAVEQGLVRDRTTLIVWLDGILRHGAGRTDGMQFAAAHRAVLAGDEAGFAWAVERADILRASAETALESRAQGQAFLLAIRAAWPLDGLARWDAVIAATGRPVAYAVAVALAAALIGVAEGPALTAYLHAFAANLVSAGVRLVPLGQTDGQRALAALDPITHLAADAALTAPLDDLGGRAMAVDWTSMIHETQYTRLFRS, from the coding sequence ATGGCGGTCATTCGCATGGCGGCGGGCATGGTCATTCGCACTGAGTTGAACTGCGTTTCCACCCATGCCCTGACGCGCCTGCTGGCGTGGCTGTCGCCCAGTTTCCCGGTCGGCGGCTTCTCCTACAGCCATGGCATCGAGGCGGCGGTGGAGCAGGGGCTGGTGCGGGACCGCACGACGCTGATCGTCTGGCTCGACGGCATCCTGCGCCATGGTGCCGGGCGGACCGACGGCATGCAGTTCGCCGCCGCCCATCGTGCGGTTCTGGCGGGCGACGAGGCCGGTTTCGCCTGGGCGGTGGAGCGGGCCGACATCCTGCGCGCCTCCGCCGAGACCGCGCTCGAATCGCGGGCACAGGGGCAGGCCTTCCTGCTGGCGATCCGCGCCGCATGGCCGCTCGACGGGCTGGCGCGCTGGGATGCGGTGATCGCCGCCACCGGACGGCCGGTCGCCTACGCGGTCGCGGTGGCGCTGGCCGCCGCGCTGATCGGTGTGGCGGAGGGGCCGGCGCTGACCGCCTATCTGCATGCCTTCGCCGCCAACCTCGTATCGGCCGGCGTCCGTCTGGTCCCGCTCGGTCAGACCGACGGGCAGCGGGCGCTGGCCGCCCTCGACCCCATCACGCACCTGGCGGCAGACGCGGCGCTGACGGCCCCGCTCGACGATCTCGGCGGCCGGGCGATGGCCGTCGACTGGACCTCGATGATCCACGAAACCCAATATACGAGGCTGTTCCGCTCATGA
- the serB gene encoding phosphoserine phosphatase SerB: MNAVATLIAPRTATLDETAVQTAKAALVGLGADAGAPDWLAPGTACDLPFGNLAPEQAEAAIRHALSGAALDIIAQPAATRRKRLLVADMESTIIEQEMLDELGDYVGLKDHIAAITARAMNGEIDFKEAVRERVALLKGLRETVIDEVWQRATLMPGAAQLIGTMRANGAVCVLVSGGFRCFTGRVRNWIGFDDDRGNELEVEDGVMTGKVIEPILDKDSKLQALMAYAGEHRVPVTETMAVGDGANDLPMLLAAGLGVAFHAKAVVAAEARARIDHGDLTALLYAQGYRATEFVG; encoded by the coding sequence ATGAACGCCGTCGCCACGCTGATCGCCCCCCGCACCGCCACGCTCGACGAGACCGCCGTCCAGACCGCCAAGGCGGCGCTGGTCGGGTTGGGCGCCGATGCCGGGGCACCGGACTGGCTGGCGCCGGGCACTGCCTGCGACCTGCCCTTCGGCAATCTGGCGCCGGAACAGGCGGAGGCGGCGATCCGCCATGCCCTGAGCGGGGCCGCCCTGGACATCATCGCCCAGCCGGCGGCGACGCGGCGCAAGCGGCTGCTGGTCGCCGACATGGAATCGACGATCATCGAGCAGGAGATGCTGGACGAGCTGGGCGACTATGTCGGGCTGAAGGACCACATCGCCGCCATCACCGCCCGCGCCATGAACGGCGAGATCGACTTCAAGGAGGCGGTGCGCGAGCGGGTCGCCCTGCTGAAGGGCCTAAGGGAAACGGTGATCGACGAGGTGTGGCAGCGCGCCACCCTGATGCCGGGCGCGGCCCAACTGATCGGCACGATGCGCGCCAACGGCGCCGTCTGCGTCCTGGTGTCGGGCGGCTTCCGCTGCTTCACCGGCCGGGTGCGCAACTGGATCGGCTTCGACGACGACCGTGGCAACGAGCTGGAGGTGGAAGACGGCGTGATGACCGGCAAGGTGATCGAGCCGATCCTCGACAAGGACAGCAAGCTCCAGGCTCTGATGGCCTATGCCGGCGAGCATCGCGTCCCGGTGACGGAAACCATGGCGGTCGGCGATGGCGCGAACGATCTGCCGATGCTGCTGGCCGCCGGGCTGGGCGTTGCCTTCCATGCCAAGGCGGTGGTGGCCGCCGAAGCCCGCGCCCGCATCGACCATGGCGACCTGACCGCCCTGCTCTACGCCCAGGGCTATCGGGCGACGGAGTTCGTCGGATGA
- the miaA gene encoding tRNA (adenosine(37)-N6)-dimethylallyltransferase MiaA, whose protein sequence is MSGLTTPLPPPVTDVVVIGGPTASGKSGLALAIAETFDGTVINADSMQLYADLDVLTARPPAEDLARAPHRLYGVLPAAERGSAARWREMALAEIAEAKAEGRLPVVVGGTGLYLRALMQGLSEVPPIPGEVRTAAHARLTAIGGEVFRAELVARDPTSAKLNPGDTTRLTRAWEVLEATGHPLSHWQSRTAQGAPEDLRFTILVLDPPRSDLYAQCDRRFHLMMEQGALEEVRRLDALAREQGLAADLPVLKALGVPELRRVLHGEIPLAEAIALAQQSTRRYAKRQVTWFRHQIVGKTPDMLVSHTGQHSCHTIELPCSLAVRNAMLDRLRTILNY, encoded by the coding sequence ATGAGCGGCCTCACCACCCCCCTCCCCCCTCCCGTCACCGATGTCGTTGTCATCGGCGGCCCGACCGCGTCGGGCAAATCGGGGCTGGCGCTTGCCATCGCCGAGACGTTCGACGGCACCGTCATCAATGCCGACAGCATGCAACTCTACGCCGACCTCGACGTGCTGACTGCCCGGCCGCCGGCCGAGGACCTGGCGCGGGCGCCCCACCGCCTCTATGGCGTGCTCCCGGCGGCGGAACGCGGGTCAGCGGCACGCTGGCGCGAGATGGCGCTGGCGGAAATCGCCGAGGCCAAGGCAGAGGGCAGGCTGCCCGTGGTGGTCGGCGGCACCGGCCTCTATCTGCGTGCCCTGATGCAGGGGTTGAGCGAGGTGCCGCCCATCCCGGGCGAGGTGCGCACCGCCGCCCATGCCCGGCTGACGGCCATCGGCGGCGAGGTGTTCCGTGCCGAGCTGGTCGCCCGCGATCCGACCTCCGCCAAGCTGAACCCCGGCGACACCACCCGGCTGACCCGGGCCTGGGAGGTGCTGGAGGCCACCGGCCATCCACTGTCGCATTGGCAGAGCCGGACCGCCCAGGGCGCTCCGGAGGATCTGCGCTTCACCATTCTGGTGCTCGATCCGCCGCGATCCGACCTGTACGCCCAGTGCGACAGGCGCTTCCACCTGATGATGGAGCAGGGGGCGCTGGAGGAGGTGCGGCGATTGGACGCCCTCGCCCGGGAGCAGGGGCTCGCCGCCGACCTCCCGGTGCTGAAAGCCTTGGGAGTGCCCGAACTGCGCCGCGTCCTGCATGGTGAAATCCCACTCGCCGAGGCCATTGCGCTGGCCCAGCAATCGACCCGCCGCTATGCCAAACGGCAGGTGACGTGGTTCCGTCATCAGATTGTTGGCAAAACACCCGATATGCTGGTAAGTCATACAGGACAGCATAGCTGTCATACCATCGAGCTGCCTTGTTCCCTCGCGGTACGAAATGCAATGCTCGACCGCCTGAGAACGATACTAAATTACTGA
- a CDS encoding PLP-dependent aminotransferase family protein, with amino-acid sequence MSVDWGHVFAGRVGGMTASEIRELLKLIDRPEIISFAGGIPDPDLFPNAAIARAYEKIFQSNSGAGAALQYSITEGYTPLREWICDYMGGKGVNVGLDGVLITNGSQQVLEFVGKLLIGPGDKIVVTRPTYLGALQAFSPYEPTYLSIPMDEEGPEMTALTEALAQKPKFFYLVPDFQNPNGTTVTLARRHAILDACEAAGVPVIEDTAYCELRYDGEHLPLLAALDCERNGGKLTNVIFGGTFSKTMVPAMRVGWVNAAPEVVNRLVLMKQAADLHASTINQIVMHDVVSQIFDSHIKLLRTQYKERRDAMLAALDEFAPPGVTWTKPEGGLFVWIEAPEGVDGTELLARAIKEANVAFVPGSAFHADRSGRNTLRLAFSVTKPAQIREGIRRLCGLLKTAA; translated from the coding sequence GTGTCGGTTGATTGGGGCCATGTGTTCGCGGGCCGCGTGGGCGGCATGACGGCGTCCGAAATCCGGGAACTGCTGAAGCTGATCGACCGTCCGGAGATCATCTCCTTCGCCGGTGGCATTCCCGATCCGGACCTGTTCCCGAACGCCGCCATCGCACGTGCCTATGAGAAGATCTTCCAATCCAATTCCGGTGCCGGCGCCGCCCTGCAATACTCCATCACCGAAGGCTACACGCCGCTGCGGGAATGGATCTGCGATTACATGGGCGGCAAGGGCGTCAACGTCGGGCTGGACGGCGTTCTCATCACCAACGGATCGCAGCAGGTTCTGGAGTTCGTCGGCAAGCTGCTGATCGGCCCCGGCGACAAGATCGTGGTGACCCGGCCGACCTATCTCGGCGCGCTCCAGGCCTTCTCGCCCTACGAGCCGACCTACCTCTCGATCCCGATGGACGAGGAAGGGCCGGAGATGACGGCTCTGACCGAGGCGCTGGCGCAGAAGCCGAAGTTCTTCTACCTCGTCCCCGACTTCCAGAACCCGAACGGCACCACGGTGACGCTGGCCCGCCGCCACGCCATCCTGGACGCCTGCGAGGCCGCCGGCGTGCCGGTGATCGAGGACACCGCCTATTGCGAGCTGCGCTATGACGGCGAACATCTGCCTCTGCTGGCGGCGCTGGATTGCGAGCGCAACGGCGGCAAGCTGACCAACGTCATCTTCGGCGGCACCTTCTCCAAGACGATGGTGCCGGCGATGCGCGTCGGCTGGGTCAACGCGGCGCCCGAGGTGGTGAACCGGCTGGTGCTGATGAAGCAGGCGGCCGATCTGCATGCCAGCACGATCAACCAGATCGTCATGCATGACGTCGTCTCGCAGATCTTCGACAGCCACATCAAGCTGCTGCGCACCCAGTACAAGGAACGCCGCGACGCCATGCTGGCGGCGCTGGACGAGTTCGCTCCGCCGGGCGTGACCTGGACCAAGCCGGAAGGCGGCCTGTTCGTCTGGATCGAGGCGCCGGAGGGCGTCGACGGCACCGAACTGCTGGCCCGTGCCATCAAGGAGGCGAATGTCGCCTTCGTCCCCGGTTCGGCCTTCCACGCCGACCGCTCGGGCAGGAACACGCTGCGTCTGGCCTTCTCCGTCACCAAGCCGGCCCAGATCCGCGAGGGCATTCGCCGGCTGTGCGGGCTGCTGAAGACCGCCGCCTGA
- the ilvN gene encoding acetolactate synthase small subunit has translation MENAIEKHTIAVLVDNEPGVLARVIGLFSGRGYNIESLTVAEVNNADHLSRITLVTSGTRMIIEQIKAQLGRLVPVHRVHDLTDEGPSVERELALVKVAGTGDRRIEALRLADIFKAKVVDATLTSFVFELTGTTEQVDDFVGLMTQLGLVEASRTGVVAMSKGPAAF, from the coding sequence ATGGAAAACGCGATCGAAAAGCACACCATCGCCGTGCTGGTGGACAACGAGCCGGGCGTTCTCGCCCGCGTCATCGGGCTGTTCTCCGGCCGCGGCTACAACATCGAAAGCCTGACGGTGGCGGAGGTGAACAACGCCGACCACCTGTCGCGCATCACGCTCGTCACCTCCGGCACCCGGATGATCATCGAGCAGATCAAGGCGCAGCTCGGCCGGCTGGTTCCGGTCCACCGCGTCCATGATCTGACCGACGAGGGGCCGTCGGTGGAGCGCGAACTGGCGCTGGTCAAGGTGGCCGGCACCGGAGACCGCCGGATCGAGGCGCTGCGCCTCGCCGACATCTTCAAGGCCAAGGTGGTGGATGCAACGCTCACCAGCTTCGTCTTCGAGTTGACCGGCACCACCGAGCAGGTCGACGACTTCGTCGGCCTGATGACTCAGCTCGGCCTTGTCGAGGCCAGCCGCACCGGCGTGGTCGCCATGTCGAAGGGGCCGGCGGCGTTCTAA
- a CDS encoding acetolactate synthase 3 large subunit, which produces MSEQKLTGAQIVIKALKDQGVDIIFGYPGGAVLPIYDALFQQNDLKHVLVRHEQAAVHAAEGYARSTGKVGCVLVTSGPGATNAVTGLLDALCDSIPLVCLSGQVPTHLIGNDAFQEADTTGITRPCTKHNYLVKDVDNLARTLHEAFYVARSGRPGPVLVDIPKDVQFADGTYVPPAEVKHKTYRPQVKPELARIEEAVELIANAKRPVFYTGGGVINAGPFAAKLLTQFVKATGFPITSTLMGLGAFPASESQWLGMLGMHGTYEANLAMYECDVMINIGARFDDRVTGKLSAFSPGSKKIHVDIDPSSINKNVAVDIPIVGDCGAVLEDMLRIWKARAKSPDKAALKEWWGKIDGWRARNCLNYNRTESVIKPQYALERLREALRGKDHYITTEVGQHQMWAAQFLPFDEPNRWMTSGGLGTMGYGLPAAIGAQLAHPDAIVVDVSGEASFLMNMQEIGTAVQYRAPVKIFILNNQYMGMVRQWQELLHGSRYSQSYSEALPDFVKLAESWGCVGLRATTVAEVDQVIEKMLTVTDRPCIIDIAVDPKENCFPMIPGGKAHNEILFGPDDSPSDATPEDGMVLV; this is translated from the coding sequence ATGTCCGAACAGAAGCTGACCGGCGCCCAGATCGTCATCAAGGCCCTGAAGGATCAGGGCGTTGACATCATCTTCGGCTATCCCGGCGGCGCCGTACTTCCCATTTACGACGCGCTGTTCCAGCAGAACGACCTCAAGCATGTCCTTGTACGCCACGAGCAGGCCGCGGTTCACGCGGCGGAGGGCTATGCGCGCTCGACCGGCAAGGTCGGCTGCGTGCTGGTGACCTCCGGCCCTGGCGCCACCAACGCGGTGACCGGCCTGCTGGACGCCCTGTGCGACAGCATCCCGCTGGTCTGCCTGTCGGGCCAGGTGCCGACCCACCTGATCGGCAACGATGCCTTCCAGGAAGCCGACACCACCGGCATCACCCGTCCCTGCACCAAGCACAATTACTTGGTCAAGGACGTCGACAATCTGGCCCGCACCCTGCATGAGGCCTTCTATGTCGCGCGCAGCGGCCGTCCCGGCCCGGTGCTGGTCGATATCCCGAAGGACGTGCAGTTTGCCGACGGCACCTACGTCCCGCCGGCGGAGGTCAAGCACAAGACCTACCGGCCGCAGGTGAAGCCGGAGTTGGCCCGCATCGAAGAGGCGGTGGAACTGATCGCCAACGCCAAGCGGCCGGTCTTCTACACCGGCGGCGGCGTGATCAATGCCGGTCCCTTCGCGGCCAAGCTGCTGACCCAGTTCGTCAAGGCCACCGGCTTCCCGATCACCTCGACCCTGATGGGGCTGGGCGCCTTCCCGGCGTCCGAAAGCCAGTGGCTGGGCATGCTCGGCATGCATGGCACGTACGAGGCGAATCTCGCCATGTACGAATGCGACGTGATGATCAACATCGGCGCCCGCTTCGACGACCGCGTCACCGGCAAGCTGTCGGCCTTCTCGCCGGGCTCCAAGAAGATCCATGTCGATATCGACCCCAGCTCGATCAACAAGAATGTCGCCGTCGACATTCCGATCGTCGGTGACTGCGGTGCCGTGCTGGAAGACATGCTGCGCATCTGGAAGGCGCGCGCCAAGTCGCCGGACAAGGCCGCGCTGAAGGAGTGGTGGGGCAAGATCGACGGCTGGCGCGCCCGCAACTGCCTGAACTACAACCGCACCGAATCGGTCATCAAGCCGCAGTACGCGCTGGAGCGCCTGCGCGAGGCCCTGCGCGGCAAGGACCATTACATCACGACGGAAGTCGGCCAGCACCAGATGTGGGCGGCCCAGTTCCTGCCCTTCGACGAGCCGAACCGCTGGATGACCTCGGGCGGCCTCGGCACCATGGGTTACGGCCTGCCGGCCGCCATCGGCGCCCAGCTGGCCCACCCGGACGCCATCGTGGTGGACGTGTCGGGCGAGGCCAGCTTCCTGATGAACATGCAGGAGATCGGCACCGCCGTGCAGTACCGCGCGCCGGTCAAGATCTTCATCCTGAACAACCAGTATATGGGCATGGTGCGCCAGTGGCAGGAACTGCTGCACGGCTCGCGCTACTCCCAGAGCTACTCGGAAGCCCTGCCGGACTTCGTGAAGCTGGCGGAATCCTGGGGCTGCGTCGGCCTGCGCGCCACCACGGTGGCCGAGGTCGATCAGGTGATCGAGAAGATGCTGACGGTCACCGACCGCCCCTGCATCATCGATATCGCCGTCGATCCGAAGGAAAACTGCTTCCCGATGATCCCGGGCGGCAAGGCCCACAACGAGATCCTGTTCGGTCCGGACGACAGCCCGTCCGACGCCACGCCGGAAGACGGCATGGTGCTGGTCTGA
- a CDS encoding bacteriohemerythrin codes for MGAITWRRQLSVGQPSIDDDHKHLIEYLNELDAALAAERFQPVRVAKILVKLLEYTKEHFAREERIMQIVRYPKFEEHVAMHRSAVRMVSELSNRFSIDPTHENAAQLYKFTADWLVRHIILMDTQLTPYVRGVWA; via the coding sequence ATGGGCGCCATCACATGGCGACGGCAGCTGAGCGTCGGCCAACCGTCCATCGACGACGATCATAAGCACCTGATCGAGTATCTGAATGAACTCGACGCAGCGCTGGCTGCCGAGCGGTTCCAGCCGGTGCGCGTCGCCAAGATTCTGGTCAAGCTGCTGGAATACACCAAGGAGCATTTCGCCCGCGAAGAGCGGATCATGCAGATCGTCCGCTATCCGAAATTCGAGGAGCATGTCGCCATGCACCGCTCCGCGGTCAGGATGGTCAGCGAACTTTCCAACCGCTTCTCCATCGACCCAACCCACGAGAACGCCGCGCAGCTTTACAAATTCACTGCCGACTGGCTGGTCCGCCACATCATCCTGATGGACACGCAGCTGACGCCTTACGTGCGTGGCGTGTGGGCGTGA
- the fabI gene encoding enoyl-ACP reductase FabI: MTTIIPAAATLEGKKGLVLGIANDQSIAWGCARAFRALGADLAVSYLNDKAKKFVEPLAQQLEAEIFEPVDVTGEGQLKAMFDKIGEKWGKLDFALHSIAFAPKEDLHGRVVDCSREGFQQAMDVSCHSFIRMAKYAEPLMKDGGSLFTMSYFGANRVIDNYGVMGPVKAALEASVRYLAAELGPKGIRVHAISPGPIKTRAASGIAHFDELMNKAAERAPEGRLVTIEEVGYTTAFLATDGAKGITGDTTYVDCGYSIVG; the protein is encoded by the coding sequence ATGACCACGATCATTCCCGCCGCCGCCACGCTTGAAGGCAAGAAGGGGCTCGTCCTTGGCATCGCCAACGACCAGTCGATCGCCTGGGGCTGCGCCCGCGCCTTCCGCGCGCTGGGTGCCGACCTTGCGGTCAGCTATCTGAACGACAAGGCCAAGAAGTTCGTCGAGCCGCTGGCCCAGCAGCTGGAGGCCGAAATCTTCGAGCCGGTGGACGTCACCGGCGAAGGCCAGCTTAAGGCCATGTTCGACAAGATCGGCGAGAAGTGGGGCAAGCTCGACTTTGCGCTGCACAGCATCGCCTTCGCTCCGAAGGAGGATCTGCACGGCCGCGTCGTCGACTGCTCGCGCGAAGGCTTCCAGCAGGCGATGGACGTGTCCTGCCACTCCTTCATCCGCATGGCCAAATATGCAGAGCCGCTGATGAAGGACGGCGGATCGCTGTTCACCATGTCCTATTTCGGCGCCAACCGTGTCATCGACAATTACGGCGTCATGGGCCCGGTCAAGGCCGCGCTGGAGGCCAGCGTGCGCTATCTGGCGGCGGAACTGGGCCCGAAGGGCATCCGCGTTCATGCCATCTCCCCCGGCCCGATCAAGACCCGCGCCGCCTCCGGCATCGCCCATTTCGACGAGCTGATGAACAAGGCCGCCGAGCGCGCCCCCGAAGGCCGTCTGGTCACGATCGAGGAGGTCGGCTACACCACCGCCTTCCTGGCGACCGACGGCGCCAAGGGCATCACCGGCGACACCACTTATGTCGATTGCGGCTATTCGATCGTCGGCTGA
- a CDS encoding urease accessory protein UreE — MTDPTRRATRVHARGHWPVEQAAGTVTLAFDDRFRRRMAMTDDAGGAFLLDLPRAVALDDGDGLELTDGNFLRVVAAPEELMEVRVPGPVEAFARVAWHLGNRHLPVQIAGDTIRLRRDHVIEDMLRGLGAEVRDVMAPFMPEGGAYGGHSHGGGHGHSH; from the coding sequence ATGACCGACCCCACCCGCCGCGCCACCCGAGTGCATGCCCGTGGCCATTGGCCGGTCGAGCAGGCGGCCGGCACCGTGACGCTCGCCTTCGACGACCGCTTCCGCCGCCGCATGGCGATGACCGACGATGCCGGCGGCGCCTTCCTGCTCGACCTGCCGCGCGCGGTGGCGCTGGACGACGGCGATGGGCTGGAACTGACCGACGGAAACTTTCTGCGCGTGGTCGCCGCACCCGAGGAGCTGATGGAAGTCCGCGTGCCCGGCCCGGTCGAGGCCTTCGCCCGCGTTGCCTGGCATCTCGGCAACCGTCATCTTCCGGTGCAGATCGCCGGCGACACCATCCGCCTGCGCCGCGATCATGTGATCGAGGACATGCTGCGCGGACTGGGAGCGGAGGTGCGCGATGTGATGGCACCCTTCATGCCGGAAGGCGGCGCCTATGGCGGTCATTCGCATGGCGGCGGGCATGGTCATTCGCACTGA
- a CDS encoding PRC-barrel domain-containing protein — MTRPTPATALLLAALGTLSFAAPALAADDCAAGLDRLGQQAAALEAAGPGSAAPVTPQEIAQLRALQQAAQSAAQKGNAPACQVILGEAAALQDSIAHPRAIAADDLENAKLRSPDGKDLGSISELIIDPGTGRVAYAVVELGGFLGIGEADFAVPWALFTPSGDGYVLNVPKDKLTNAPRFDDKNRPNMNDRQWAMAVHTYYGVAPYWMRDSATLAAIAGSVGGNGDASAAPLRQEVQRLSQEVARLNQELQQARGAAGSSGATSGAGMGQGGASSAMPDSSSQTPSGNGTSQPPVSQQ; from the coding sequence ATGACGCGCCCCACCCCCGCAACGGCCCTGCTGCTGGCCGCGCTGGGAACCCTGTCCTTCGCCGCGCCCGCGCTGGCGGCCGACGACTGCGCGGCCGGGCTCGACCGGCTGGGACAGCAGGCGGCGGCTCTCGAGGCTGCCGGCCCCGGCTCCGCCGCTCCGGTGACCCCGCAGGAAATCGCACAGCTCCGCGCGTTGCAGCAGGCGGCGCAATCAGCCGCACAGAAGGGCAACGCCCCTGCCTGTCAGGTCATCCTGGGCGAAGCGGCGGCGTTGCAGGATTCCATCGCCCACCCGCGCGCGATTGCCGCCGACGATCTTGAGAACGCCAAGCTGCGCAGCCCGGACGGCAAGGATCTCGGCAGCATCTCGGAACTGATCATCGATCCCGGCACCGGCCGGGTCGCCTATGCCGTGGTCGAGCTGGGTGGCTTCCTCGGGATCGGCGAGGCCGACTTTGCGGTTCCGTGGGCTCTGTTCACCCCATCGGGCGACGGCTATGTCCTCAATGTGCCGAAGGACAAGCTGACCAATGCGCCGCGTTTCGACGACAAGAACCGCCCGAACATGAACGATCGCCAATGGGCGATGGCGGTGCACACCTATTACGGTGTCGCCCCCTATTGGATGCGGGATTCGGCGACGCTGGCCGCCATTGCCGGCTCGGTCGGTGGAAACGGCGACGCTTCGGCCGCACCGCTGCGCCAGGAAGTGCAACGCCTGTCGCAGGAGGTGGCGCGACTGAACCAGGAATTGCAGCAGGCGCGCGGCGCCGCCGGCTCCAGCGGCGCCACGTCCGGTGCCGGAATGGGGCAGGGTGGGGCCTCGTCGGCGATGCCGGACAGCAGTTCGCAGACGCCGTCGGGGAACGGCACCTCCCAGCCGCCGGTTTCCCAACAGTGA
- the ureG gene encoding urease accessory protein UreG, producing MSALPAIEKSHAGPLRVGIGGPVGSGKTALTDALCKRMRDDWEVAAITNDIYTKEDAEFLTRSGALKPERIMGVETGGCPHTAIREDASINLAAVDQMNAKFPDLDLIFIESGGDNLAATFSPELADLTIYVIDVSAGDKIPRKGGPGITRSDLLVINKTDLAPMVGASLEVMDRDARRMRGDRPFVFANVKAGEGLDAIQSFIVQRGGLPLPG from the coding sequence ATGAGCGCTCTCCCCGCTATCGAAAAGAGCCACGCCGGTCCGCTTCGCGTCGGCATCGGCGGTCCCGTCGGCTCCGGCAAGACCGCGCTGACCGACGCGCTGTGCAAGCGCATGCGCGACGATTGGGAGGTCGCGGCGATCACCAACGACATCTACACCAAGGAGGATGCGGAGTTCCTCACCCGCTCCGGTGCTTTGAAGCCGGAACGGATCATGGGGGTGGAGACCGGGGGCTGCCCGCACACCGCGATCCGCGAGGACGCCTCGATCAACCTCGCCGCCGTCGACCAGATGAACGCCAAGTTTCCTGACCTCGACCTGATCTTCATCGAATCGGGTGGCGACAACCTCGCGGCGACCTTCTCGCCGGAACTGGCGGACCTCACCATCTACGTCATCGACGTGTCGGCCGGCGACAAGATCCCGCGCAAGGGCGGGCCGGGCATCACCCGGTCGGACCTGCTGGTCATCAACAAGACCGACCTCGCCCCGATGGTCGGCGCCAGCCTGGAGGTGATGGACCGCGACGCCCGCAGGATGCGCGGCGACCGTCCCTTCGTCTTCGCCAACGTCAAGGCGGGCGAGGGGTTGGACGCCATCCAGTCCTTTATCGTCCAGCGCGGCGGATTGCCCCTTCCGGGCTGA